A genomic stretch from Porphyromonadaceae bacterium W3.11 includes:
- the folD gene encoding bifunctional methylenetetrahydrofolate dehydrogenase/methenyltetrahydrofolate cyclohydrolase FolD, with translation MEEKYTLLDGKKISKEMKQEIAAEVKKIVDAGHKPPHLAAVLVGHDGGSETYVASKMKTCEELGFKSSLVRYENDVTEDELLAEIEKMNKDEDLDGFIIQLPLPKHIDEQKIIEAVDPSKDVDGFHPINVGKTSIGLPSFVSATPSGILELMKRYNVETKGKNCVILGRSNIVGKPMAQLMMLKGYPGDATVTVCHSRTKDIASFTRNADIIIAALGSPEFLTADMVSDGAVVIDVGTTRVPDSSKKSGFKLTGDVKFDEVAPKCSFITPVPGGVGPMTIISLMRNTLISAYRRRGMTEK, from the coding sequence ATGGAAGAAAAATATACGTTGTTAGATGGTAAGAAGATCTCTAAAGAAATGAAACAAGAGATCGCGGCAGAGGTGAAAAAGATAGTTGATGCGGGGCATAAACCTCCGCATTTGGCTGCCGTACTTGTTGGGCACGATGGGGGCAGTGAAACGTATGTGGCTTCAAAGATGAAGACATGTGAGGAACTTGGCTTTAAGAGCTCTCTTGTTCGTTATGAGAATGACGTGACAGAGGATGAGTTATTGGCTGAGATAGAGAAGATGAATAAGGATGAGGATCTAGACGGATTCATCATACAGCTACCTCTGCCTAAGCATATTGACGAGCAGAAGATTATTGAAGCGGTCGATCCTAGTAAAGATGTAGATGGGTTTCATCCTATAAATGTGGGTAAAACAAGTATTGGATTACCTAGCTTTGTTAGTGCTACACCATCTGGTATCTTAGAGTTGATGAAGAGATATAATGTGGAGACTAAGGGTAAGAACTGTGTGATCCTTGGTCGGAGTAATATCGTAGGCAAACCAATGGCTCAGCTGATGATGCTGAAGGGTTATCCTGGTGATGCAACCGTGACCGTATGTCATAGTCGTACTAAGGATATTGCTTCCTTTACTCGTAATGCAGATATTATCATTGCGGCATTGGGCTCACCAGAGTTCCTTACTGCTGATATGGTCAGTGACGGTGCCGTTGTCATTGATGTCGGTACTACACGTGTGCCTGATTCATCTAAAAAAAGTGGTTTCAAGCTAACTGGTGATGTTAAGTTTGATGAGGTAGCTCCTAAGTGTTCATTTATTACCCCAGTACCTGGAGGTGTAGGACCTATGACCATCATTTCGCTGATGCGTAATACTCTTATTAGTGCGTATCGTAGAAGAGGAATGACAGAAAAGTAA
- the ffh gene encoding signal recognition particle protein, which translates to MFNNLSDRLERSFKVLKGEGSITELNIAETIKEVRKALLEADVNYDVATDFTDNIRKKAIGEKVLTAVKPGELMVKIVHDELTTLMGGETSELELDGKPNIILMSGLQGSGKTTFSGKLAKYLKEKRGQKPMLVAGDVYRPAAIEQLKVVASQVDVPVYWEEGNKNPVEIAEHAIDKAKKEGYSTVIIDTAGRLAVDEALMTEITNIKKAVSPTEILFVVDSMTGQDAVNTAKEFNDRLNFDGVVLTKLDGDTRGGAALSIRTVVEKPIKFIGTGEKLEAIDVFHPKRMADRILGMGDVVSLVERMQDQYDEKKAAELEKKIKKNEFDFNDFLDQIKQIKKMGNLKDLMAMIPGVGKAIRDLDVDDNAFKGIESIIYSMTPEERSNPKIINGSRRKRIADGSGTDVAAVNQLLKQFEQARKAMHLLSGGGKGKMARGMNMAQMQKQMRKRR; encoded by the coding sequence ATGTTTAATAATTTATCTGATAGACTAGAGAGATCCTTTAAAGTCCTTAAGGGAGAAGGATCTATTACAGAGCTAAATATAGCTGAAACGATCAAAGAGGTACGTAAAGCACTTCTGGAAGCTGACGTTAATTACGATGTAGCAACAGACTTTACAGATAATATCCGTAAGAAAGCTATTGGTGAGAAGGTCCTCACAGCTGTGAAGCCAGGTGAGCTTATGGTGAAGATCGTTCATGATGAGCTTACGACCTTAATGGGTGGTGAAACGTCAGAGCTGGAGCTTGATGGGAAGCCTAATATCATATTGATGAGTGGTCTCCAAGGATCTGGTAAGACCACCTTTAGTGGAAAGCTCGCAAAGTATCTGAAGGAAAAGCGAGGACAAAAACCTATGTTGGTAGCTGGAGACGTTTATCGCCCTGCAGCTATAGAGCAGCTAAAAGTAGTCGCTAGCCAGGTTGATGTGCCAGTGTACTGGGAAGAAGGAAATAAAAATCCTGTAGAGATTGCTGAGCATGCTATCGATAAGGCTAAGAAAGAGGGGTATAGCACGGTCATAATTGATACCGCAGGTCGTCTAGCTGTTGATGAAGCACTGATGACAGAAATCACCAATATTAAGAAAGCTGTTTCGCCAACAGAGATTCTTTTTGTGGTGGACTCCATGACTGGTCAGGATGCTGTCAATACAGCGAAGGAGTTTAATGATCGACTGAATTTTGATGGGGTTGTGCTTACTAAGCTGGATGGTGATACTCGTGGTGGAGCCGCACTATCTATCCGGACGGTGGTAGAGAAGCCAATCAAATTCATCGGTACAGGAGAGAAGCTAGAGGCTATAGATGTCTTTCATCCAAAGCGTATGGCTGATCGTATTCTGGGGATGGGTGACGTGGTGTCACTTGTGGAAAGAATGCAAGATCAGTACGATGAGAAGAAGGCTGCTGAACTTGAGAAGAAGATCAAGAAGAATGAATTTGACTTCAATGATTTCCTTGACCAGATTAAGCAGATCAAGAAGATGGGAAATCTTAAGGATCTGATGGCGATGATTCCTGGTGTTGGTAAAGCTATACGAGATCTGGATGTGGATGATAATGCCTTTAAGGGTATTGAGTCTATTATCTATTCAATGACCCCAGAGGAGAGAAGTAATCCTAAGATTATTAACGGAAGTCGTCGTAAGCGTATTGCTGATGGTAGTGGTACAGATGTGGCGGCGGTTAATCAATTGTTGAAACAATTTGAACAAGCAAGAAAAGCTATGCATCTCCTTAGTGGTGGCGGAAAAGGCAAAATGGCTAGGGGTATGAATATGGCTCAAATGCAGAAACAAATGCGTAAAAGGAGATAA
- a CDS encoding porin family protein has product MKRFFLGIVFMLAAVVAMAQYRPTFIVHAGYQGANIYNMFDNAYVGDMKPGIRLGATMDYTIYKLGFGEISIQPGLYYSTKGTKLSDAPTVNLRYLDLLVLANCRFGVSEYVDFFANVGPYVSYGFASNISGIVAESKHDIGDDDRDSENLFNPFDTGIQVAIGTEYKRIQLTGGVQLGFANIAKRRLGADDIGLKANRSFFVMLGYRF; this is encoded by the coding sequence ATGAAAAGGTTTTTTTTAGGAATTGTTTTTATGCTAGCGGCGGTTGTCGCTATGGCACAGTATCGTCCGACTTTTATCGTTCATGCCGGCTATCAGGGAGCCAATATTTATAATATGTTCGATAATGCATATGTTGGTGACATGAAGCCGGGCATAAGACTTGGTGCCACAATGGATTATACCATATATAAGCTTGGTTTTGGGGAGATTTCTATCCAGCCAGGTCTTTATTATTCAACTAAAGGGACTAAACTATCAGATGCACCTACAGTAAATCTTAGGTATCTAGATCTACTGGTCTTAGCAAACTGTCGTTTTGGGGTCAGTGAGTATGTGGATTTCTTCGCTAACGTTGGTCCATATGTGTCCTATGGTTTTGCAAGTAATATATCAGGAATTGTCGCTGAAAGTAAACATGATATTGGGGATGATGATCGTGACTCGGAAAATCTTTTTAATCCATTTGATACAGGTATTCAAGTAGCTATAGGGACTGAATACAAAAGGATTCAACTGACGGGTGGAGTTCAGTTGGGCTTTGCCAATATTGCGAAGAGGAGACTTGGGGCAGATGATATAGGTTTAAAGGCCAATAGATCCTTTTTTGTGATGCTTGGCTATCGCTTTTAA
- a CDS encoding YitT family protein, protein MNKRVDFRAFIKPATSPKWWLSWGQLLLGSTIMAAAFVYFINPYKLSPGGVYGASVVLHNIFPSIQVGTFGYMFDIPLITISIILLGKTFGIRTIVSALTVPAIMNVMTYYSYGKDKEAIAALDPSQLLGGIMDLSDHMILATILGAVMAGIGSGIIIRAKATSGGTDLIAMLMQKYLRIPFSSAIFMADGCVVLFGLIVLGFGVGLKEPNPEPMMYLTFYSLLAIYITSRTVKFVLNGTKNDKVIQVITDERPTELHDYIINDIDRTATITKCSGLYSKKEKEVLMLVVQNREVLNITKKIKQVDPKAFVVVSDCYDAYGEGWKILPEHDEIAPE, encoded by the coding sequence ATGAATAAAAGAGTGGACTTTCGGGCCTTTATTAAGCCAGCCACTTCACCTAAATGGTGGTTATCATGGGGTCAGTTATTATTGGGTAGTACCATAATGGCTGCTGCCTTTGTTTATTTTATCAACCCTTATAAATTATCCCCTGGAGGGGTCTATGGGGCTAGTGTGGTCCTTCATAATATATTCCCCTCAATACAAGTGGGTACATTTGGATATATGTTTGACATCCCATTAATCACGATTTCCATAATTTTATTAGGAAAAACCTTTGGGATACGCACAATCGTCTCAGCATTGACGGTTCCTGCTATCATGAATGTTATGACCTATTACTCTTATGGAAAAGATAAAGAAGCCATTGCTGCTTTGGATCCAAGTCAATTACTGGGTGGTATCATGGATCTTTCAGATCACATGATATTGGCGACAATCTTAGGTGCTGTTATGGCTGGGATAGGTAGCGGTATCATTATTCGAGCCAAAGCGACATCAGGTGGTACTGACCTAATCGCGATGTTGATGCAGAAGTATTTGCGAATCCCTTTTTCATCAGCTATATTTATGGCTGATGGATGTGTAGTATTATTTGGATTGATTGTACTTGGTTTTGGAGTTGGACTAAAGGAACCAAACCCTGAGCCTATGATGTATCTAACATTTTACTCACTTCTAGCCATTTATATTACCTCACGTACCGTTAAATTTGTGCTGAATGGAACAAAGAATGATAAGGTAATACAAGTGATTACGGATGAACGTCCAACAGAACTTCATGACTATATTATTAATGATATAGACCGAACAGCGACAATCACAAAATGTAGTGGATTGTATTCTAAAAAAGAAAAGGAGGTCCTAATGCTTGTGGTACAAAATAGAGAAGTACTGAATATTACGAAGAAAATTAAGCAAGTGGATCCCAAAGCGTTCGTAGTGGTATCGGACTGCTATGATGCCTATGGAGAAGGGTGGAAGATACTTCCTGAGCATGATGAGATTGCTCCAGAATAA
- a CDS encoding porin family protein, whose amino-acid sequence MKKFFLAAILSIFAVAAMAQDRPTYIINAGYQGANLHYNDKESDNKMKPAFRVGVAVDFPVYYFGAGELSIQPGLYYSAKGSKVSNKLYEYNVNLGYIEMPILANVRFGVTQDVNVFVNAGPYLAYGVYSSSSSKLLGKEVGKEGDALDLYKDAFKKDGALKPFDAGIQVGAGAEYKRIMLAVGGQFGLSNINNVAKDDFKTTNSTFFVTLGYRF is encoded by the coding sequence ATGAAGAAGTTTTTTTTAGCTGCTATTCTTAGTATTTTTGCTGTAGCAGCAATGGCGCAAGATCGTCCAACCTATATCATTAATGCTGGTTATCAAGGAGCCAATTTGCATTACAATGACAAGGAATCTGACAATAAGATGAAGCCAGCTTTCCGTGTTGGTGTTGCTGTAGATTTCCCAGTTTACTATTTCGGAGCAGGAGAATTATCTATTCAGCCAGGTCTTTATTATTCAGCAAAGGGTTCTAAAGTAAGCAATAAACTTTATGAGTACAATGTTAATCTAGGTTACATCGAAATGCCAATTCTTGCTAATGTACGTTTTGGCGTAACTCAAGATGTGAATGTATTCGTGAATGCTGGTCCATACTTAGCTTATGGTGTTTATTCAAGTTCTTCATCGAAGTTGTTGGGTAAAGAAGTAGGTAAAGAAGGAGACGCTCTTGATTTATATAAGGATGCGTTCAAGAAAGATGGTGCCCTTAAGCCATTTGATGCTGGTATTCAAGTAGGTGCTGGTGCTGAGTATAAAAGAATTATGCTAGCAGTTGGTGGTCAGTTCGGTCTATCAAATATCAATAATGTTGCAAAAGACGATTTTAAGACTACTAACAGCACATTCTTTGTAACTCTTGGTTATAGATTCTAA
- a CDS encoding PspC domain-containing protein, whose product MKKTISVNLANRNFYIEEDAYNMLDEYIKTIRNYYRNLDPDGEVAQDFEARLSELFDEKLRLGYTVISVSMANDVIRQLGKIEDLRDEAVPGAEGESPQDESHSYESDAQSSSQDYATTGDTYEHDKTHRKLFREPRGKIIAGVLSGVAHYLDTDPMLIRLLFIILLFTPVHMVVVILYIVGWIFIPEAVSAADRLEMEGKEVNSENLWTKISSDAVDENSIKSDGTMSKGIIDNQPVTKKSSKNWVWWILAFIALAGAIATLIWLIQAVDNGYLLQFDFLPPAFDTGITIFAAILLALFAIGLGLLIIGLIIYVLGILPIGIIIRSKKMSSSLKVLLIIIWVVLLTVWIW is encoded by the coding sequence ATGAAGAAGACAATTAGCGTAAATTTAGCGAATCGCAACTTTTATATCGAAGAGGATGCGTACAATATGCTGGATGAATATATTAAGACTATCCGGAATTACTATCGTAATCTAGATCCTGATGGCGAGGTAGCACAGGATTTTGAAGCAAGGTTATCAGAGCTCTTTGATGAGAAGCTACGTTTAGGATACACTGTAATATCTGTCTCAATGGCTAATGATGTTATTAGACAGCTGGGTAAAATAGAGGATTTGCGAGACGAAGCTGTGCCTGGAGCTGAGGGGGAAAGCCCTCAAGATGAATCTCACTCGTATGAATCCGATGCACAAAGTAGTAGTCAAGACTATGCTACTACTGGTGATACTTATGAGCATGACAAGACGCATCGTAAGCTCTTCCGTGAGCCACGAGGTAAGATTATAGCTGGCGTTTTGTCAGGCGTTGCTCATTATTTAGATACTGATCCGATGCTGATACGCCTTCTGTTCATTATCTTATTGTTTACGCCCGTCCATATGGTGGTTGTGATTCTTTATATCGTTGGCTGGATTTTTATTCCAGAGGCTGTCAGTGCTGCCGATCGGTTGGAGATGGAGGGCAAGGAGGTCAATTCAGAGAATCTATGGACCAAGATTTCTAGTGATGCCGTTGACGAGAATAGTATTAAGTCAGATGGAACAATGAGCAAAGGCATTATTGACAATCAGCCAGTAACGAAGAAGTCTTCTAAAAATTGGGTGTGGTGGATCTTGGCATTTATAGCATTAGCTGGTGCTATAGCTACTCTAATCTGGTTGATTCAGGCTGTTGATAATGGTTATTTATTACAATTTGACTTTTTGCCACCAGCCTTTGATACAGGTATAACCATTTTTGCTGCTATTCTATTAGCACTATTTGCGATCGGATTGGGACTGCTTATCATAGGGCTTATAATTTATGTGTTAGGTATCTTACCAATCGGAATAATCATTAGATCCAAGAAAATGTCATCATCATTGAAGGTTCTATTGATTATTATCTGGGTAGTATTATTAACTGTTTGGATTTGGTAA
- a CDS encoding PadR family transcriptional regulator has protein sequence MKESLMKTKSQMRKGIMEYAILLILKHRKAYSADLLDILKENDLIVVEGTLYPLLIRMKKEGFIEYSWMESTLGPPRKYYFITEEGEALLGDLRKLWVAMRDSIDSLDVDNPEWKERATREGIRLSSEETVVNIATSDIMSFDSDGHSDAKDAEGTDVEDNTIES, from the coding sequence ATGAAAGAGAGTTTGATGAAGACCAAGTCGCAGATGCGAAAGGGGATTATGGAGTATGCTATACTTCTGATCCTCAAGCATCGTAAGGCTTATAGTGCAGACCTTCTGGATATACTCAAAGAGAATGATCTCATCGTCGTAGAGGGTACCCTGTATCCACTATTGATACGTATGAAGAAGGAGGGGTTTATTGAATATAGTTGGATGGAGAGTACTTTGGGACCTCCGCGCAAATATTATTTTATCACAGAGGAGGGAGAAGCTCTTCTAGGAGATCTCAGAAAGTTATGGGTTGCTATGCGTGATTCTATTGATTCACTTGATGTCGATAATCCTGAGTGGAAGGAGAGAGCGACAAGAGAAGGAATTCGATTATCATCCGAAGAGACTGTTGTTAATATTGCTACAAGCGATATCATGAGTTTTGATTCTGATGGCCATAGTGATGCAAAAGATGCAGAAGGAACAGACGTTGAAGATAATACTATTGAATCATAA